The Anaerolineales bacterium genome window below encodes:
- the topA gene encoding type I DNA topoisomerase codes for MEAFCVKCKQKREVTLPAAVFTAGGTAATRGTCPVCGTTMFRMGRTPAHEGLEPPPQTEKPAKRARKVKRRGWLVVVESPTKAKTLGRFLGKEYTVRASVGHVRDLLRSQLSVDVDRDFEPKYRVPNEKRQIVKGLKAEAERAELLFLATDLDREGEAIAWHLLHAMEVDPSRAKRVVFHEITRPAIEQAFKHPRKIDQHLVDAQQARRIMDRLVGYSLSPLLWSKVRSRLSAGRVQSVALRLVVDRERAIEGFVPQEHWTIDASLLQPGKPPAFWARLSRIDGSEPVLGDQAAAEAALAGMRRAEYTVVKAASGSRTRRPAPPFTTSTLQQDASRRQGYTARRTMALAQQLYEGIDLGDEGSVGLITYMRTDSTHVAEEAQAQARNVIADRFGEAYLPPSPPVYRTRSRGAQEAHEAIRPTDPARTPELVRSHLTTEQYKLYSLIWKRFLGSQMAAAEYDTRVIDVKGKAAHQIYDLKASASALRFAGFLDIYEDRPSENGENGDEEPQEARLAQLPNLERGDRLDLLDLKSEQHFTQPPPRFSEASLVKALEDNGIGRPSTYAPILSTLQARGYVRREAKRLFPTEIGMTVNDLLVDHFPEIVDLGFTARMEAELDDVASGSREWTEVVRDFYTPFAEQLKQAIIDMPEVKAEPEILERACPLCGRPLLVRHGRYGKFIGCSDFPNCRHTEPWLEKIGVRCPKDGGDLIERRTRKGRTFYGCENYPNCDFTSWKRPVPGECGNCGGLLVVENRTHVACMACGTRYERSVVMPDEEAA; via the coding sequence GTGGAAGCGTTTTGTGTCAAGTGTAAGCAGAAACGAGAGGTCACTTTGCCTGCGGCCGTTTTCACTGCCGGAGGCACGGCCGCAACCCGCGGAACCTGCCCGGTATGCGGGACGACGATGTTCCGCATGGGCCGGACGCCGGCTCACGAAGGACTGGAGCCGCCACCGCAGACGGAGAAGCCAGCCAAGCGGGCCCGCAAGGTCAAGCGGCGGGGCTGGCTGGTGGTCGTAGAGTCGCCGACCAAGGCCAAGACGCTCGGTCGCTTCCTGGGGAAAGAGTATACCGTCCGGGCCTCGGTCGGGCATGTGCGGGACTTGCTGCGGTCTCAGCTCTCAGTGGACGTCGACAGGGATTTTGAGCCGAAGTACCGGGTTCCCAACGAGAAGCGGCAGATCGTCAAGGGGTTGAAGGCAGAGGCGGAGCGAGCCGAGCTGCTATTCCTGGCGACCGACCTCGACCGCGAAGGAGAAGCGATTGCCTGGCACTTATTGCATGCCATGGAAGTCGATCCCAGCCGGGCGAAGCGGGTTGTATTCCACGAGATCACTCGCCCGGCTATTGAACAAGCCTTCAAGCACCCTCGGAAGATCGATCAGCATCTGGTGGATGCTCAGCAGGCGCGGCGGATCATGGACCGTTTGGTCGGGTACAGCCTCAGTCCGCTGCTGTGGTCCAAGGTGCGCAGCCGGCTGTCCGCAGGCAGGGTGCAGTCCGTCGCCTTGCGCTTGGTCGTCGATCGTGAACGGGCCATCGAGGGATTTGTCCCCCAAGAGCACTGGACGATCGACGCCAGCCTGCTTCAGCCGGGGAAGCCGCCGGCCTTCTGGGCACGCCTTTCCCGGATCGATGGCAGCGAACCCGTCCTGGGGGACCAGGCTGCCGCTGAGGCTGCCCTGGCCGGGATGCGCCGGGCGGAATACACCGTGGTCAAGGCGGCTTCCGGGTCGCGCACGCGACGGCCGGCGCCTCCGTTCACCACAAGCACTTTGCAGCAGGATGCCTCCCGGCGCCAGGGATACACGGCCCGTCGCACAATGGCCCTGGCACAACAACTGTATGAGGGTATCGATCTCGGAGACGAGGGCTCGGTCGGTCTGATCACCTACATGCGCACCGACTCGACGCATGTAGCGGAGGAGGCTCAGGCACAGGCGCGCAACGTGATCGCCGACAGGTTCGGCGAGGCCTACCTGCCTCCATCGCCGCCGGTCTATCGGACCCGCTCGCGAGGTGCCCAGGAGGCGCATGAAGCCATCCGCCCGACCGACCCGGCCCGTACTCCGGAGTTGGTCCGCTCGCACCTGACGACGGAGCAGTACAAGCTGTACTCGCTGATATGGAAGCGCTTCCTCGGGTCCCAGATGGCTGCCGCCGAGTACGACACCCGGGTGATTGACGTCAAAGGCAAAGCGGCCCATCAGATCTATGACCTCAAGGCTTCGGCCTCGGCCCTGCGCTTCGCAGGATTCCTCGACATCTACGAAGACCGCCCGAGCGAGAACGGAGAGAATGGCGACGAGGAGCCCCAGGAGGCGCGGTTGGCGCAGCTGCCGAATCTCGAGCGGGGCGACCGGCTGGATCTGCTGGACCTGAAGTCAGAACAGCATTTCACCCAGCCGCCGCCGCGCTTTTCCGAGGCCAGCCTGGTGAAGGCGTTGGAGGACAATGGGATTGGGCGGCCTTCGACCTACGCTCCGATTCTGTCAACGCTGCAAGCACGAGGCTACGTCCGCAGGGAAGCGAAGAGGCTGTTTCCGACGGAAATCGGGATGACCGTCAACGACCTCCTCGTGGATCACTTCCCGGAGATCGTTGATCTGGGCTTCACGGCCCGGATGGAGGCCGAACTGGACGATGTCGCCTCCGGGAGCCGAGAATGGACCGAGGTCGTGCGCGACTTCTACACGCCTTTCGCCGAACAGCTCAAGCAGGCGATTATCGATATGCCGGAGGTCAAGGCGGAGCCGGAGATCCTGGAGCGGGCCTGCCCGCTGTGTGGCAGGCCGTTGTTGGTCCGCCACGGCCGGTACGGCAAGTTCATCGGCTGCTCGGATTTCCCGAATTGCCGCCACACCGAGCCATGGCTGGAGAAGATCGGTGTCCGATGCCCCAAGGACGGGGGAGACCTGATCGAGCGCCGGACCCGCAAGGGCCGCACGTTCTACGGCTGCGAGAACTACCCCAATTGCGACTTCACAAGTTGGAAGCGACCTGTGCCAGGCGAGTGCGGCAACTGCGGGGGCCTGCTGGTGGTGGAGAACAGGACCCATGTCGCCTGCATGGCCTGCGGCACCCGCTACGAGCGGTCGGTGGTCATGCCAGACGAGGAAGCGGCATAG
- the greA gene encoding transcription elongation factor GreA, with amino-acid sequence MDKREIFLTPQGAERLRAELEELRGPRRLELAARLRHAVQQGDLSENADYIIAKEEQGFLEGRIQELESVLRLAIIADGPREQGVVTVGSTVVVAEGDSPPETYQVVGVKEADPASGRISHESPFGAALMGRHAGETVPAATPAGEVLLRILEVR; translated from the coding sequence ATGGACAAGCGAGAGATCTTTCTGACCCCGCAAGGAGCCGAACGTCTGCGCGCCGAGCTTGAGGAGCTGCGCGGCCCACGCCGGCTAGAGCTGGCGGCGCGCCTGCGCCACGCCGTACAACAAGGCGATCTCAGCGAAAACGCCGACTACATCATCGCCAAGGAAGAACAGGGGTTCCTCGAAGGAAGGATTCAGGAGCTTGAGAGTGTGCTCAGACTGGCGATCATCGCCGACGGCCCGCGTGAGCAGGGCGTGGTTACTGTTGGCAGCACCGTTGTCGTGGCGGAAGGCGACTCACCGCCCGAGACGTATCAGGTTGTGGGGGTCAAGGAAGCCGATCCGGCCTCGGGCCGCATCTCGCATGAATCGCCCTTTGGAGCGGCCTTGATGGGACGGCATGCCGGCGAGACAGTACCGGCCGCCACGCCTGCGGGTGAAGTCCTGCTGCGCATCCTTGAGGTCCGATAA